One segment of Hirundo rustica isolate bHirRus1 chromosome 21, bHirRus1.pri.v3, whole genome shotgun sequence DNA contains the following:
- the PHKA1 gene encoding phosphorylase b kinase regulatory subunit alpha, skeletal muscle isoform isoform X6 — protein MRSRSNSGVRLDGYGRLVQQTILRHQDAVTGLLPASADHPDAWVRDNVYSILAVWGLGLAYRKNADRDEDKAKAYELEQSVVKLMRGLLQCMMRQVDKVEAFKYSQSTRDCLHAKYNTHTCATVVGDHEWGHLQMDATSLYLLMLAQMTASGLHIIHSLDEVNFIQNLVFYIEAAYKTADFGIWERGDKTNQGITELNASSVGMAKAALEALDELDLFGAKGGPQSVIRVLSDEVQHCQSILHSMLPRASTSKEVDASVLSVISYPAFAVEDRELVEITKQEIITKLQGRYGCCRFLRDGYRTPKEDPKRLYYEPAELKLFENIECEWPLFWTYLMIDGIFSGNTEQVQEYREALEGVLIKGKNGVRLLPELYSVPADKVDEEYRNPHTVDRIPMGKLPHMWGQSLYILGCLMAEGFLAPGEIDPLNRRFATVPKPDVVVQVCILAETEGIKAILQKEGVDVETVADVYPIRVQPARILSHIYARLGRNKQMCLTGRPYRHMGVLGTSKLYKIRRSIFTFTPQFIDQQQFYLALDNKMIVEMLRTDLSYLCSRWRMTGRPTITFPISHTMLDETSSSVHPTVLAMLQKLQDGYFGGARIQTGKLSEFLTTSCRTHLSFMDPGPEGKVFAKSYRLSSDSFEKLDAEEWLHGLQVAEDEDTDDEVAQYLDHLLQRTTPQSNLPPTTQRGGLSRFRAAVHTTRDLMSLASKAKDLHVQNVGMYVPSRIFQASQQSVKLLSAPHQHDLGGKGAGGANQQQGSPFPQSHVPYAEMNLPRDEDGNVDCKALVDQLCICPTLQEQADILYMLHILKGPEWHTGLDSEPGPTVKELLTELYVRVGETRQWALIRYISGILKKKVEALDEACTDLLSHQKHLTVGLPPEPREKTISTPIPYEELVRLIDEASEKNLSVSILTQEIMVYLAMYIRTQPALFAEMFRIRIGLIIQVMATELAHSLRCSAGEATENLMNLSPSDMKSLLYHILSGKEFGVERSVRSVDSSLTTAVSICDMGAVGTTRPERTGLVRLKSEIKQQLDKRRQSLPGSKPLSLQSRDTDVKFSLSAGHTELLGKDSFSSMLEDQSSKDNRQGQWQRRRRLDGALNRVPVGFYQKVWKVLQKCHGLSVEGFVLPSSTTREMTPGEMKFAVHVETVLNRVPQPEYRQLLVEAILVLTMLVDMEVHTIGGIIAVEKILHIANDLFYEEQKALGADERMLERDPSTGICSLLYDSAPSGRFGTMTYLSKSVALYVYDFLPTDGCSMQ, from the exons ATGAGGAGCCGGAGCAACTCGGGCGTGCGTCTGGACGGCTACGGGCGCCTGGTGCAGCAGACCATCCTTCGCCACCAG GACGCGGTAACGGGGCTGCTCCCCGCCAGCGCCGATCACCCGGACGCCTGGGTCCGGGACAACGTGTACAGCATCCTGGCGGTGTGGGGTCTTGGCCTGGCCTACCGCAAGAATGCCGACCGCGACGAGGACAAGGCCAAGGCCTACGAGCTGGAGCAG AGTGTGGTGAAGCTGATGCGGGGTCTACTCCAGTGCATGATGAGACAG GTGGACAAGGTAGAGGCCTTCAAGTACAGTCAAAGCACCAGGGATTGCCTGCATGCCAAGTATAACACCCACACCTGTGCCACCGTGGTAGGAGACCACGAATGGGGTCACCTACAGATGGATGCTACCTCCCTCTACCTCCTCATGCTTGCACAAATGACGGCCTCAG GTCTCCACATAATTCACAGCTTGGATGAAGTCAACTTTATCCAGAACCTTGTGTTCTACATTGAAGCTGCCTACAAAACTGCG GACTTTGGCATTTGGGAGCGTGGAGACAAGACAAACCAGGGCATCACTGAGTTGAATGCCAGTTCTGTCGGCATGGCCAAG GCTGCCCTGGAGGCACTGGATGAGCTGGATCTCTTTGGAGCCAAGGGAGGACCACAGTCGGTGATACGGGTGCTGTCAGATGAggtgcagcactgccag TCCATCCTCCACTCAATGCTGCCCAGGGCCTCCACATCCAAGGAGGTGGATGCCAGTGTTCTCTCTGTCATCTCCTACCCAGCATTTGCCGTGGAGGACAGGGAGCTGGTGGAAATCACCAAGCAGGAGATTATCACCAAGCTGCAG GGGCGCTATGGCTGCTGCCGCTTCCTCCGGGATGGGTACAGGACTCCCAAAGAG GACCCTAAACGCCTCTACTACGAACCTGCTGAGCTGAAGCTGTTTGAGAACATTGAGTGTGAGTGGCCTCTCTTCTGGACATACTTGATGATTGATGGGATTTTCAGTGGAAATACTGAGCAG GTGCAGGAATACCGGGAAGCCCTTGAGGGGGTTCTCATCAAGGGGAAGAATGGGGTACgcctgctgccagagctgtaCAGTGTCCCAGCAGATAAG GTGGATGAAGAATACAGGAATCCACACACTGTGGACAGGATACCCATGGGCAAGCTGCCACACATGTGGGGACAGTCCCTCTACATCCTGGGTTGTCTGATGGCTGAG GGGTTTTTAGCTCCCGGTGAAATAGATCCCCTCAACCGCCGTTTTGCGACTGTCCCTAAACCTGATGTGGTGGTCCAAG TGTGTATCCTGGCTGAAACAGAGGGAATCAAGGCAATCCTGCAGAAGGAGGGTGTTGATGTGGAGACTGTGGCAGACGTCTACCCCATCAGAGTGCAGCCTGCTCGCATCCTCAGCCACATCTATGCCCGCCTGG GCCGCAACAAGCAGATGTGCCTTACTGGACGGCCCTACCGGCATATGGGTGTCCTTGGGACCTCCAAGCTCTACAAAATCAGGAGGAGCATCTTTACCTTTACCCCACAG TTCATAGACCAGCAGCAGTTCTACCTGGCTCTTGACAACAAGATGATTGTGGAGATGCTGAGGACGGACCTCTCATACCTGTGCAGCCGCTGGAGGATGACTGGGAGACCAACCATCACCTTCCCCATCTCCCACACCATGCTCG ATGAAACCAGCAGCAGTGTCCATCCCACGGTGTTGGCGatgctgcagaagctgcaggaTGGGTATTTTGGTGGTGCAAG AATTCAGACCGGTAAATTGTCGGAGTTCCTGACAACGTCATGCCGAACGCACCTCAGCTTTATGGACCCTGGGCCTGAGGGTAAGGTCTTTGCCAAGAGTTACAGGCTCAGCAGTGACAGTTTTGAGAAGCTAGATGCCGAGGAGTGGCTGCATGGCTTGcaggtagcagaggatg AGGACACTGATGATGAGGTTGCTCAGTATCTGGATCACCTGCTGCAGCGCACTACTCCCCAGTCAAACCTGCCTCCCACCACCCAGCGGGGAGGGCTGAGCCGCTTCCGGGCTGCTGTCCACACCACCCGTGACCTCATGTCCTTGGCATCCAAGGCCAAGGACCTGCATGTCCAGA atgtTGGGATGTATGTTCCCAGCAGGATCTTCCAGGCATCACAGCAGTCGGTGAAGTTGCTGAGTGCACCCCACCAGCATGACTTGGGTGGCAAG GGTGCTGGTGGTGCTAATCAGCAGCAAGGGTCTCCCTTCCCCCAGAGCCATGTGCCCTACGCAGAGATGAACTTGCCACGTGATGAGGATGGCAACGTGGACTGCAAAGCACTGGTGGACCAGTTGTGCATCTGCCCCACACTGCAGGAGCAAGCAGACATCCTTTACATGCTCCACATCCTCAA GGGACCCGAGTGGCACACGGGGCTTGATAGTGAGCCTGGCCCCACCGTCAAGGAACTCCTCACTGAGCTGTATGTGCGGGTGGGAGAGACACGCCAGTGGGCCCTGATCCGCTACATCTCTGGCATCCTCAAGAAGAAAGTTGAAGCTCTGGATGAG GCCTGTACTGACCTCCTGTCTCACCAGAAACACTTGACAGTGGGGCTGCCCCCCGAGCCACgtgagaagacaatctccac CCCAATCCCCTATGAGGAACTTGTTCGCCTTATTGATGAAGCCAGTGAGAAGAACCTTAGTGTGTCCATCCTCACCCAG GAGATCATGGTGTACTTGGCCATGTACATACGCACACAGCCTGCACTGTTCGCTGAGATGTTCCGCATCCGCATTGGGCTCATCATCCAGGTGATGGCAACAGAGCTGGCACACTCCCTGCGTTGTTCAG CTGGAGAAGCCACGGAGAACCTGATGAATCTCAGCCCATCAGACATGAAGAGCCTCCTCTACCACATCCTCTCTGGCAAGGAgtttggggtggaaaggagCG TGCGTTCAGTGGACTCATCACTCACCACTGCTGTCTCCATCTGTGACATGGGAGCTGTTGGGACCACCAGGCCTGAGCGCACTGGCCTCGTCAGGCTGAAAAGTGAAATCAAACAG CAATTGGATAAACGTAGGCAGTCTCTGCCTGGGAGTAAG cCCCTCAGTTTGCAGTCCCGGGACACTGACGTCAAGTTTTCTCTG TCtgctgggcacacagagctgctgggcaaGGACTCCTTTTCAAGCATGCTAGAAGACCAGAGCAGTAAGGACAACCGGCAGGGCCAGTGGCAGCGGAGGCGCCGGCTGGATGGGGCCCTTAACCGTGTCCCTGTGGGCTTCTACCAGAAGGTCTGGAAGGTCCTGCAGAAG TGCCATGGCCTCTCTGTGGAGGGCTTTGTTCTTCCCTCCTCAACAACCAGAGAG AtgaccccaggggaaatgaaGTTTGCTGTGCATGTGGAAACTGTCCTCAACCGTGTGCCCCAGCCAGAGtacaggcagctgctggtggaAGCTATCTTAGTTCTCACCATGCTGGTGGACATGGAGGTGCACACCATTGGTGGCATCATAGCTGTGGAAAAGATCTTGCACATAGCCAATGACCTCTTCTATGAGGAACAG AAAGCCCTGGGCGCTGATGAGCGTATGCTGGAGAGGGATCCTTCGACAGGCATCTGCAGCCTGCTGTATGACAGTGCACCGAGCGGCCGGTTTGGCACCATGACCTATCTGTCCAAGTCGGTGGCCTTGTACGTGTATGACTTTCTGCCCACAGATGGCTGCTCCATGCAGTAG
- the PHKA1 gene encoding phosphorylase b kinase regulatory subunit alpha, skeletal muscle isoform isoform X3: MRSRSNSGVRLDGYGRLVQQTILRHQDAVTGLLPASADHPDAWVRDNVYSILAVWGLGLAYRKNADRDEDKAKAYELEQSVVKLMRGLLQCMMRQVDKVEAFKYSQSTRDCLHAKYNTHTCATVVGDHEWGHLQMDATSLYLLMLAQMTASGLHIIHSLDEVNFIQNLVFYIEAAYKTADFGIWERGDKTNQGITELNASSVGMAKAALEALDELDLFGAKGGPQSVIRVLSDEVQHCQSILHSMLPRASTSKEVDASVLSVISYPAFAVEDRELVEITKQEIITKLQGRYGCCRFLRDGYRTPKEDPKRLYYEPAELKLFENIECEWPLFWTYLMIDGIFSGNTEQVQEYREALEGVLIKGKNGVRLLPELYSVPADKVDEEYRNPHTVDRIPMGKLPHMWGQSLYILGCLMAEGFLAPGEIDPLNRRFATVPKPDVVVQVCILAETEGIKAILQKEGVDVETVADVYPIRVQPARILSHIYARLGRNKQMCLTGRPYRHMGVLGTSKLYKIRRSIFTFTPQFIDQQQFYLALDNKMIVEMLRTDLSYLCSRWRMTGRPTITFPISHTMLDETSSSVHPTVLAMLQKLQDGYFGGARIQTGKLSEFLTTSCRTHLSFMDPGPEGKVFAKSYRLSSDSFEKLDAEEWLHGLQVAEDEDTDDEVAQYLDHLLQRTTPQSNLPPTTQRGGLSRFRAAVHTTRDLMSLASKAKDLHVQNVGMYVPSRIFQASQQSVKLLSAPHQHDLGGKSHVPYAEMNLPRDEDGNVDCKALVDQLCICPTLQEQADILYMLHILKGPEWHTGLDSEPGPTVKELLTELYVRVGETRQWALIRYISGILKKKVEALDEACTDLLSHQKHLTVGLPPEPREKTISTPIPYEELVRLIDEASEKNLSVSILTQEIMVYLAMYIRTQPALFAEMFRIRIGLIIQVMATELAHSLRCSAGEATENLMNLSPSDMKSLLYHILSGKEFGVERSVRSVDSSLTTAVSICDMGAVGTTRPERTGLVRLKSEIKQQLDKRRQSLPGSKPLSLQSRDTDVKFSLVTCVHWLHMGSVLFVVAGRSCALGLLQGVGAVKRALLGAGGGSSVLGMMLENHKLLSSSKLCSCGIFNFAAVSVVLVLSAQSAGHTELLGKDSFSSMLEDQSSKDNRQGQWQRRRRLDGALNRVPVGFYQKVWKVLQKCHGLSVEGFVLPSSTTREMTPGEMKFAVHVETVLNRVPQPEYRQLLVEAILVLTMLVDMEVHTIGGIIAVEKILHIANDLFYEEQKALGADERMLERDPSTGICSLLYDSAPSGRFGTMTYLSKSVALYVYDFLPTDGCSMQ; encoded by the exons ATGAGGAGCCGGAGCAACTCGGGCGTGCGTCTGGACGGCTACGGGCGCCTGGTGCAGCAGACCATCCTTCGCCACCAG GACGCGGTAACGGGGCTGCTCCCCGCCAGCGCCGATCACCCGGACGCCTGGGTCCGGGACAACGTGTACAGCATCCTGGCGGTGTGGGGTCTTGGCCTGGCCTACCGCAAGAATGCCGACCGCGACGAGGACAAGGCCAAGGCCTACGAGCTGGAGCAG AGTGTGGTGAAGCTGATGCGGGGTCTACTCCAGTGCATGATGAGACAG GTGGACAAGGTAGAGGCCTTCAAGTACAGTCAAAGCACCAGGGATTGCCTGCATGCCAAGTATAACACCCACACCTGTGCCACCGTGGTAGGAGACCACGAATGGGGTCACCTACAGATGGATGCTACCTCCCTCTACCTCCTCATGCTTGCACAAATGACGGCCTCAG GTCTCCACATAATTCACAGCTTGGATGAAGTCAACTTTATCCAGAACCTTGTGTTCTACATTGAAGCTGCCTACAAAACTGCG GACTTTGGCATTTGGGAGCGTGGAGACAAGACAAACCAGGGCATCACTGAGTTGAATGCCAGTTCTGTCGGCATGGCCAAG GCTGCCCTGGAGGCACTGGATGAGCTGGATCTCTTTGGAGCCAAGGGAGGACCACAGTCGGTGATACGGGTGCTGTCAGATGAggtgcagcactgccag TCCATCCTCCACTCAATGCTGCCCAGGGCCTCCACATCCAAGGAGGTGGATGCCAGTGTTCTCTCTGTCATCTCCTACCCAGCATTTGCCGTGGAGGACAGGGAGCTGGTGGAAATCACCAAGCAGGAGATTATCACCAAGCTGCAG GGGCGCTATGGCTGCTGCCGCTTCCTCCGGGATGGGTACAGGACTCCCAAAGAG GACCCTAAACGCCTCTACTACGAACCTGCTGAGCTGAAGCTGTTTGAGAACATTGAGTGTGAGTGGCCTCTCTTCTGGACATACTTGATGATTGATGGGATTTTCAGTGGAAATACTGAGCAG GTGCAGGAATACCGGGAAGCCCTTGAGGGGGTTCTCATCAAGGGGAAGAATGGGGTACgcctgctgccagagctgtaCAGTGTCCCAGCAGATAAG GTGGATGAAGAATACAGGAATCCACACACTGTGGACAGGATACCCATGGGCAAGCTGCCACACATGTGGGGACAGTCCCTCTACATCCTGGGTTGTCTGATGGCTGAG GGGTTTTTAGCTCCCGGTGAAATAGATCCCCTCAACCGCCGTTTTGCGACTGTCCCTAAACCTGATGTGGTGGTCCAAG TGTGTATCCTGGCTGAAACAGAGGGAATCAAGGCAATCCTGCAGAAGGAGGGTGTTGATGTGGAGACTGTGGCAGACGTCTACCCCATCAGAGTGCAGCCTGCTCGCATCCTCAGCCACATCTATGCCCGCCTGG GCCGCAACAAGCAGATGTGCCTTACTGGACGGCCCTACCGGCATATGGGTGTCCTTGGGACCTCCAAGCTCTACAAAATCAGGAGGAGCATCTTTACCTTTACCCCACAG TTCATAGACCAGCAGCAGTTCTACCTGGCTCTTGACAACAAGATGATTGTGGAGATGCTGAGGACGGACCTCTCATACCTGTGCAGCCGCTGGAGGATGACTGGGAGACCAACCATCACCTTCCCCATCTCCCACACCATGCTCG ATGAAACCAGCAGCAGTGTCCATCCCACGGTGTTGGCGatgctgcagaagctgcaggaTGGGTATTTTGGTGGTGCAAG AATTCAGACCGGTAAATTGTCGGAGTTCCTGACAACGTCATGCCGAACGCACCTCAGCTTTATGGACCCTGGGCCTGAGGGTAAGGTCTTTGCCAAGAGTTACAGGCTCAGCAGTGACAGTTTTGAGAAGCTAGATGCCGAGGAGTGGCTGCATGGCTTGcaggtagcagaggatg AGGACACTGATGATGAGGTTGCTCAGTATCTGGATCACCTGCTGCAGCGCACTACTCCCCAGTCAAACCTGCCTCCCACCACCCAGCGGGGAGGGCTGAGCCGCTTCCGGGCTGCTGTCCACACCACCCGTGACCTCATGTCCTTGGCATCCAAGGCCAAGGACCTGCATGTCCAGA atgtTGGGATGTATGTTCCCAGCAGGATCTTCCAGGCATCACAGCAGTCGGTGAAGTTGCTGAGTGCACCCCACCAGCATGACTTGGGTGGCAAG AGCCATGTGCCCTACGCAGAGATGAACTTGCCACGTGATGAGGATGGCAACGTGGACTGCAAAGCACTGGTGGACCAGTTGTGCATCTGCCCCACACTGCAGGAGCAAGCAGACATCCTTTACATGCTCCACATCCTCAA GGGACCCGAGTGGCACACGGGGCTTGATAGTGAGCCTGGCCCCACCGTCAAGGAACTCCTCACTGAGCTGTATGTGCGGGTGGGAGAGACACGCCAGTGGGCCCTGATCCGCTACATCTCTGGCATCCTCAAGAAGAAAGTTGAAGCTCTGGATGAG GCCTGTACTGACCTCCTGTCTCACCAGAAACACTTGACAGTGGGGCTGCCCCCCGAGCCACgtgagaagacaatctccac CCCAATCCCCTATGAGGAACTTGTTCGCCTTATTGATGAAGCCAGTGAGAAGAACCTTAGTGTGTCCATCCTCACCCAG GAGATCATGGTGTACTTGGCCATGTACATACGCACACAGCCTGCACTGTTCGCTGAGATGTTCCGCATCCGCATTGGGCTCATCATCCAGGTGATGGCAACAGAGCTGGCACACTCCCTGCGTTGTTCAG CTGGAGAAGCCACGGAGAACCTGATGAATCTCAGCCCATCAGACATGAAGAGCCTCCTCTACCACATCCTCTCTGGCAAGGAgtttggggtggaaaggagCG TGCGTTCAGTGGACTCATCACTCACCACTGCTGTCTCCATCTGTGACATGGGAGCTGTTGGGACCACCAGGCCTGAGCGCACTGGCCTCGTCAGGCTGAAAAGTGAAATCAAACAG CAATTGGATAAACGTAGGCAGTCTCTGCCTGGGAGTAAG cCCCTCAGTTTGCAGTCCCGGGACACTGACGTCAAGTTTTCTCTGGTAACCTGTGTTCATTGGCTGCACATGGGGTCTGTCCTGTTTGTGGTtgcaggaaggagctgtgctctggggctgctacAGGGAGTTGGGGCTGTAAAGCGGGCTttgctgggggcagggggtggcagcTCTGTCTTGGGAATGATGCTGGAGAACCACAAACTCTTGAGCAGTAGCAAGCTGTGTTCCTGTGGGATATTTAACTTTGCAGCAGTCTCTGTGGTTCTTGTCTTGTCTGCCCAGTCtgctgggcacacagagctgctgggcaaGGACTCCTTTTCAAGCATGCTAGAAGACCAGAGCAGTAAGGACAACCGGCAGGGCCAGTGGCAGCGGAGGCGCCGGCTGGATGGGGCCCTTAACCGTGTCCCTGTGGGCTTCTACCAGAAGGTCTGGAAGGTCCTGCAGAAG TGCCATGGCCTCTCTGTGGAGGGCTTTGTTCTTCCCTCCTCAACAACCAGAGAG AtgaccccaggggaaatgaaGTTTGCTGTGCATGTGGAAACTGTCCTCAACCGTGTGCCCCAGCCAGAGtacaggcagctgctggtggaAGCTATCTTAGTTCTCACCATGCTGGTGGACATGGAGGTGCACACCATTGGTGGCATCATAGCTGTGGAAAAGATCTTGCACATAGCCAATGACCTCTTCTATGAGGAACAG AAAGCCCTGGGCGCTGATGAGCGTATGCTGGAGAGGGATCCTTCGACAGGCATCTGCAGCCTGCTGTATGACAGTGCACCGAGCGGCCGGTTTGGCACCATGACCTATCTGTCCAAGTCGGTGGCCTTGTACGTGTATGACTTTCTGCCCACAGATGGCTGCTCCATGCAGTAG